One window from the genome of Acidobacteriota bacterium encodes:
- a CDS encoding protein kinase: MIGKSIGQYQILAELGRGGMGEVYRARDTKLNRDVALKILPDVFAGDPDRLARFTREAETLAALNHPNIAHVYDAGKPDGASAHAYLVMELVEGEDLSAHIARGPMALSDALPIARQIAEALEAAHESAIVHRDLKPANVKVREDGTVKVLDFGLAKALDSGTSGPQDSNNSPTLTNRATQMGMIIGTAAYMAPEQARGRAVDRRADVWAFGVVLYEMLSGRRAFEGDDISITLASVLKEDVSWSALPADLPIPIRRLLRRCLEKDPKKRLSSIGDARLELGEAAAPSDRDGVLTPVAIAAAPPVVIPVWRRALPWGVAAAGIIAAVTTLVMWAPWRSSPAPALRKFLVKTGADASLRTDLGAGAILSPDGTTLVFVAGPSGAGRLFVRKLSELQAIPMTGTEGAASPFFSPDGESIAFFAGGKLKKVAVSGGAAIPLCDVAQARGGTWTDRDEIIFTPTGSNNVALLRVSASGGKPEAFGVLSEGATTQRWPHALPGDKGILFSESGTVSGWDSGNLVVAPIGGGTGKVVVRGGYYGRFVPSGRVAPNRADRADGHLLYMQQGSLFAVRFNLDRLETVGEARPALEGVTANISTGGAQIGFSADGTLVYVPGTAGSINNPIDWMTRDGKVSVLRSREADWSQPRFSPDGLRLALSVFDGKQRDVWVYDWARDAMQQLTQDPGNDGNPVWTPDNQRIVFQADREKASRPNLFWANADGTGEITRLTESPNSQQAWSVHPGGRFIAFQETTASNAIDLMILPLEGDPTRGLTAGKATVFLSTPVSEMQPIFSPDGRWIAYFSAESGQNEVHVRSFPGPGGHWRVTTDGGGFPRWSKTSNELFYLHQSQGKVMVVPYTVVGDSFRADKPQIWSPTNYVQLGIQGSYDVHPDGKRLALVAANDQAGAIQDQIVVISDFFDYLWSIAPGRK, translated from the coding sequence GTGATTGGGAAATCGATCGGGCAATACCAGATCCTCGCCGAGCTGGGCAGAGGCGGAATGGGCGAGGTCTACCGGGCCCGCGACACCAAGCTCAACCGCGACGTCGCCCTGAAGATCCTGCCCGACGTCTTCGCCGGCGATCCCGACCGGTTGGCCCGCTTCACGCGCGAGGCCGAAACACTGGCCGCACTCAATCATCCGAATATCGCGCACGTGTACGACGCCGGCAAGCCCGACGGGGCGTCGGCCCATGCCTACCTTGTGATGGAACTGGTCGAAGGGGAAGACCTGTCGGCGCACATCGCGCGCGGGCCGATGGCGTTGTCAGACGCTCTGCCGATCGCGCGTCAAATCGCCGAGGCGCTCGAAGCCGCCCACGAGAGCGCCATCGTCCATCGCGACCTCAAGCCCGCGAACGTGAAGGTGCGCGAGGACGGCACGGTCAAGGTGCTGGATTTTGGTCTCGCCAAAGCGTTGGACTCCGGGACCTCGGGACCCCAGGACTCCAACAACTCGCCGACGCTGACCAACCGTGCGACGCAGATGGGCATGATCATCGGCACTGCCGCATACATGGCGCCCGAGCAGGCGCGTGGGCGCGCCGTCGATCGCCGCGCGGACGTGTGGGCGTTCGGCGTCGTGCTCTACGAGATGCTCAGCGGTCGCCGCGCGTTCGAGGGTGATGACATTTCCATCACGCTCGCGAGTGTGCTCAAGGAAGACGTGAGTTGGAGCGCGCTGCCTGCGGACCTGCCGATTCCGATCCGGCGCCTCTTGCGGCGCTGCCTCGAAAAGGACCCGAAGAAGCGGCTGAGTTCCATTGGTGATGCGCGGCTCGAACTGGGCGAGGCCGCTGCGCCGTCCGATCGCGATGGCGTGCTGACGCCCGTCGCGATCGCTGCAGCGCCGCCTGTCGTGATCCCCGTGTGGCGACGCGCACTGCCCTGGGGAGTGGCAGCGGCGGGCATCATCGCCGCGGTGACGACGCTCGTGATGTGGGCGCCGTGGCGGTCGTCGCCCGCTCCGGCGCTTCGCAAGTTCCTCGTGAAGACCGGCGCGGACGCGTCGCTGCGAACAGACCTTGGCGCCGGCGCGATCCTGTCGCCTGATGGGACGACGCTGGTGTTTGTGGCAGGGCCGTCCGGTGCCGGGCGATTGTTTGTCAGGAAGCTGAGTGAGTTGCAGGCCATCCCGATGACCGGCACGGAGGGCGCGGCCAGCCCGTTCTTCTCACCGGATGGCGAGTCGATTGCGTTCTTCGCGGGTGGAAAGCTGAAGAAGGTGGCCGTGTCCGGTGGGGCCGCGATTCCACTCTGCGATGTCGCGCAGGCACGCGGAGGTACGTGGACTGACCGGGACGAGATCATCTTCACGCCCACTGGATCCAACAACGTGGCGTTGTTACGAGTGTCCGCGTCCGGGGGGAAGCCCGAGGCGTTCGGGGTCCTCAGTGAGGGGGCCACGACCCAGCGCTGGCCCCACGCGCTGCCCGGCGACAAGGGAATCCTGTTCAGTGAGAGCGGGACCGTGTCTGGATGGGATTCGGGGAATCTCGTGGTGGCGCCGATCGGGGGTGGCACGGGCAAGGTTGTTGTGAGAGGCGGTTACTACGGGCGGTTCGTACCGAGCGGACGCGTGGCGCCGAATCGCGCGGACCGCGCCGATGGGCACTTGCTGTATATGCAGCAAGGCTCACTCTTCGCGGTGCGCTTCAATCTGGACCGTCTCGAGACCGTGGGAGAGGCCAGGCCGGCACTCGAGGGTGTCACCGCCAACATATCTACGGGCGGTGCCCAGATCGGATTTTCGGCAGACGGGACGCTGGTCTACGTTCCGGGCACCGCCGGCAGCATCAACAACCCGATCGATTGGATGACGCGCGACGGCAAGGTGTCGGTGCTGCGATCTCGGGAGGCCGATTGGAGTCAACCGCGCTTTTCCCCGGACGGCCTGAGATTGGCGCTGAGCGTGTTTGACGGCAAGCAGCGTGATGTCTGGGTGTACGACTGGGCGCGCGACGCCATGCAGCAATTGACCCAGGACCCTGGCAACGACGGCAATCCTGTCTGGACGCCGGACAACCAGCGCATCGTGTTTCAGGCAGACCGCGAGAAGGCCAGCAGACCGAATCTGTTTTGGGCCAACGCCGACGGCACCGGTGAGATCACCCGGTTGACCGAGAGCCCGAACAGTCAACAGGCATGGTCGGTCCATCCCGGCGGCAGGTTCATCGCGTTCCAGGAGACCACCGCCAGCAACGCGATTGATTTGATGATTCTTCCCCTCGAGGGAGACCCCACTCGGGGACTCACTGCAGGCAAGGCGACGGTGTTTCTCAGTACGCCTGTGAGCGAGATGCAGCCGATCTTCTCCCCTGACGGCCGCTGGATCGCGTATTTCTCCGCTGAGTCAGGCCAGAATGAGGTGCACGTGCGATCGTTTCCTGGCCCCGGCGGCCACTGGCGAGTCACGACCGACGGCGGTGGGTTTCCGCGCTGGTCGAAGACATCGAACGAACTGTTCTACCTGCACCAGAGCCAGGGCAAGGTCATGGTTGTCCCCTATACGGTCGTCGGCGACTCGTTCCGTGCCGACAAGCCGCAGATCTGGTCGCCCACCAATTACGTGCAACTGGGCATCCAGGGGTCGTACGATGTACATCCCGACGGCAAGCGGTTGGCGCTCGTTGCCGCGAACGATCAGGCCGGTGCCATCCAGGACCAGATCGTCGTCATCTCCGATTTCTTCGACTACCTGTGGAGCATTGCGCCGGGCAGGAAGTAA
- a CDS encoding metal-dependent hydrolase: protein MPSPLGHGMAALAVGWGVSGAPADRRSLLRQTAILVAIGIAPDLDLLIGRHSMETHSVGAAVIVATFAAWQRWPVASSRLMIWLAVALAWMSHPLLDALGSDTSVPIGIMAFWPLSDAHVQTGWEVFGPISRRYWRDDFLAINLRSVSTEVLILGPILLATRWITGSRREQNHAGSQESAETRSSRRGL from the coding sequence ATGCCTTCACCGCTTGGTCATGGAATGGCGGCGCTGGCCGTGGGGTGGGGCGTCTCGGGTGCGCCGGCGGACCGGCGTTCGCTACTGCGGCAAACCGCCATCCTCGTTGCCATCGGCATTGCCCCCGACCTGGACCTGCTCATCGGCCGCCACAGCATGGAGACCCACAGCGTTGGAGCGGCTGTGATCGTGGCGACGTTTGCGGCCTGGCAGCGCTGGCCCGTCGCCTCGTCACGGCTCATGATCTGGCTCGCGGTGGCACTGGCCTGGATGTCGCACCCGTTGCTGGACGCGCTCGGCAGTGACACCTCTGTGCCGATCGGCATCATGGCCTTCTGGCCGCTGTCGGACGCCCACGTGCAAACGGGTTGGGAAGTGTTCGGGCCGATATCCCGTCGCTACTGGCGCGACGATTTCCTGGCGATCAACCTGCGGTCAGTTTCTACGGAGGTCCTCATCCTCGGACCTATCCTGCTCGCGACACGCTGGATCACAGGGAGTCGCCGAGAACAGAACCACGCAGGATCACAGGAGTCCGCAGAGACACGGAGTTCCAGGAGAGGGCTTTAG
- the recA gene encoding recombinase RecA, with amino-acid sequence MAVADRTEKEDRSGDRERTKAVELAVGQIEKQFGKGSIMRLGGKDSIAPIPVIPTGSISLDWALGVGGFPRGRVIEIFGPESSGKTSLALHTIAQAQKLGGVAAFIDAEHALDAKYAQKLGVDLENLLVSQPDNGEQALEITEVLIRSNGVDVVVVDSVAALVPRAEIEGEMGDAQIGLQARLMSQALRKLTGAVSKSKVSLIFINQLREKIGVMFGSPETTTGGRALKFYSSVRVDIRRIGAIKDGDAVIGGRTRVKVVKNKVAPPFREAEFDVMYGEGISREGDLLDKAVERNIVEKSGTWFSYGGERLGQGRENAKAFLKANPVTTDAIEAKLRVEMGLALNPVAVADAGK; translated from the coding sequence ATGGCAGTAGCAGATCGCACAGAAAAAGAAGACCGGTCGGGGGATCGTGAGCGCACCAAGGCCGTGGAGCTGGCGGTGGGCCAGATTGAGAAGCAGTTCGGCAAGGGCTCGATCATGCGGTTGGGCGGAAAAGACTCGATTGCGCCCATTCCGGTGATTCCGACAGGCTCGATCAGTCTCGATTGGGCGCTGGGGGTGGGTGGCTTCCCCCGCGGCCGTGTCATCGAGATCTTCGGACCGGAGTCGTCGGGTAAGACGTCGCTGGCCTTGCACACCATTGCACAGGCGCAGAAGCTGGGTGGCGTGGCGGCATTCATCGATGCCGAACATGCCCTGGACGCGAAATACGCCCAGAAACTCGGTGTAGACCTCGAAAACCTGCTGGTCTCTCAGCCCGACAACGGTGAGCAGGCCCTGGAGATCACCGAGGTGCTCATCCGGTCAAACGGCGTGGACGTGGTGGTGGTGGACTCGGTTGCCGCCCTCGTGCCCCGGGCCGAAATCGAGGGTGAGATGGGCGATGCGCAGATCGGCCTGCAGGCCCGCCTGATGTCGCAGGCCCTGCGCAAGCTCACCGGCGCCGTCTCGAAGTCGAAGGTCTCGCTCATCTTCATCAACCAGTTGCGCGAGAAGATCGGCGTCATGTTCGGCAGTCCCGAGACCACCACGGGCGGCCGCGCGTTGAAGTTCTACTCGTCAGTGCGCGTGGACATTCGCCGCATCGGTGCCATCAAGGACGGCGATGCCGTGATCGGCGGCCGCACACGCGTGAAGGTGGTCAAGAACAAAGTGGCGCCGCCCTTCCGCGAGGCCGAGTTCGACGTGATGTACGGCGAGGGCATCTCGCGTGAAGGCGACCTGCTCGACAAAGCCGTCGAACGCAACATCGTCGAGAAGTCGGGCACCTGGTTCTCCTACGGCGGCGAGCGCCTGGGTCAGGGCCGTGAAAACGCCAAGGCGTTCCTCAAGGCAAACCCCGTCACGACCGACGCGATCGAAGCGAAGTTGCGCGTGGAAATGGGCCTGGCGCTTAATCCCGTGGCCGTAGCCGACGCCGGCAAATAG
- a CDS encoding VWA domain-containing protein, whose protein sequence is MRVSKAVGLSASLAALWALRVLATSAAGPLQQDQRFASSSGVTLVEVVAYVSDRNGRPISGLTREDFALEEDGVRQDITHFSLVELPRHSVSAAQTPAPSAASAAAPVVETAPAGNQNGSGRSYVIVLDAQHVDPLRTGSVKQQAKKFINTYVEAGDAVAVVTVGGPGNQSFTSDKARLIRAVEMFVGSKSRSAALNKIETVMRAADDGPPRDYETATKAADARTLFDSIRTICSSFGAVLGRRRSIILFSEGIELDMTDMIGATAANGGAPQSASTLASSYAAELLLSQRAMYDSARKNNVSLYTVDPRGTSIGEDNMMRAAGPPAGPSGRGTNSATPPPTRDFQQEVHRSQGTLRNFADQTGGFAVVNSTDFDRGFNRIVDANSTYYVLGYSPKNPVTNERYRKISVRVSRPGVSVSARPGYFPAGPEPPSASAPPVTLNLKGASPWMQTLLVSALPIPGLGIHIAGTPIGHRGQDQVVAVVVELQSADFRFTEDGDFIRNDIEVGFVAVDSDGKIRAGRASTGTLRLPKTERAAVSGGLRYVLEIPLPNQSYQIRVGAIESSGGTAGSAVLDLDLTSSRDSMAPAGIVVGVYGDSVPTAGEYPVMKSLLTAVPTASRRFSADQRLAVYVPFRGPLPKQGPPAAVIVTVRRPDGTVVFNSPATLAKSGNALGTSVHGTVIDLPLTGLAPGHYSLGVEVVNGGKAEGIAPISFEVSARR, encoded by the coding sequence ATGCGAGTGTCGAAGGCCGTTGGCCTGAGCGCGTCCCTGGCAGCGCTGTGGGCGCTCCGCGTCCTGGCAACATCGGCAGCGGGTCCCCTTCAGCAAGATCAGCGATTCGCGTCCAGCTCTGGAGTCACGCTGGTTGAGGTCGTCGCGTACGTCTCGGACAGGAACGGCCGGCCCATCAGCGGCCTGACGCGCGAAGATTTCGCGCTTGAGGAGGACGGCGTTCGCCAGGACATCACCCACTTCTCACTCGTCGAACTGCCCCGCCATTCGGTAAGCGCCGCTCAGACGCCAGCGCCGTCGGCAGCGTCGGCGGCAGCGCCAGTCGTTGAGACCGCTCCCGCTGGCAATCAGAATGGCAGCGGACGGTCCTATGTGATCGTCCTTGATGCTCAACATGTCGATCCCCTGCGCACGGGCAGCGTCAAGCAACAGGCGAAGAAGTTCATCAATACCTACGTTGAAGCGGGCGATGCGGTCGCCGTGGTGACAGTCGGAGGGCCAGGGAATCAATCATTCACCAGCGACAAGGCCCGGTTGATCAGAGCCGTCGAGATGTTTGTGGGAAGCAAGAGTCGCTCTGCAGCGCTGAACAAGATCGAAACGGTGATGCGTGCCGCCGATGACGGTCCTCCCAGGGACTACGAGACCGCGACCAAGGCCGCCGATGCGCGCACCTTGTTCGACAGCATTCGCACGATCTGCAGCAGCTTTGGTGCGGTCCTGGGTCGACGACGGTCGATTATTCTGTTTTCGGAAGGCATCGAACTCGACATGACCGACATGATTGGCGCCACTGCCGCCAATGGCGGTGCCCCACAGAGCGCATCAACCCTCGCGTCAAGCTACGCCGCGGAGCTTTTGCTGTCGCAACGCGCCATGTACGACTCGGCCCGGAAGAACAATGTTTCCCTTTACACGGTTGACCCGCGCGGAACGAGTATCGGCGAAGACAACATGATGCGGGCTGCCGGACCGCCTGCGGGGCCTTCGGGTCGCGGCACCAACAGCGCGACTCCTCCGCCAACGAGGGACTTTCAGCAGGAGGTGCATCGCAGCCAGGGAACGTTGCGGAACTTCGCAGACCAGACAGGCGGCTTCGCGGTGGTCAATTCCACCGATTTCGATCGCGGCTTCAATCGCATTGTCGATGCGAACAGCACGTACTACGTGCTTGGATACTCTCCGAAGAATCCGGTCACCAATGAACGCTATCGGAAGATTTCCGTTCGGGTGAGCCGCCCTGGCGTGTCGGTGTCTGCGAGGCCGGGCTACTTTCCAGCAGGCCCAGAGCCCCCATCAGCGAGCGCGCCGCCGGTCACGCTGAATCTCAAGGGCGCCAGTCCCTGGATGCAGACGTTGCTCGTAAGCGCGCTGCCCATCCCCGGCCTCGGGATTCACATCGCCGGCACGCCGATCGGACACCGCGGTCAGGATCAGGTGGTGGCTGTTGTGGTCGAACTGCAGTCGGCTGATTTCCGTTTCACGGAGGACGGCGACTTCATCAGGAACGACATCGAAGTGGGATTCGTCGCCGTGGATTCGGACGGGAAGATTCGCGCCGGAAGGGCATCAACCGGCACCCTCCGCCTTCCAAAGACCGAGCGCGCCGCAGTGTCTGGCGGACTGCGCTATGTCCTGGAGATCCCTCTCCCGAACCAGAGTTACCAGATACGCGTGGGGGCGATCGAGTCCAGCGGGGGCACTGCAGGTTCGGCCGTGCTTGACCTCGACTTGACGTCCTCGCGCGATTCCATGGCTCCCGCAGGCATTGTCGTCGGTGTCTACGGTGACAGCGTGCCCACCGCCGGCGAGTATCCCGTGATGAAGTCCCTGCTCACCGCGGTGCCAACGGCATCTCGACGTTTCAGTGCCGATCAGCGGTTAGCTGTCTACGTGCCGTTCCGTGGCCCCCTGCCGAAGCAGGGGCCGCCGGCCGCGGTGATCGTGACGGTCCGCCGCCCGGATGGAACCGTCGTATTCAACAGCCCGGCCACCCTGGCGAAGTCTGGCAACGCCCTCGGGACGAGCGTCCACGGAACGGTAATCGACCTGCCGCTGACTGGACTGGCGCCCGGCCACTACTCGCTGGGCGTAGAAGTGGTCAACGGCGGCAAGGCCGAGGGGATCGCCCCGATATCGTTCGAAGTCTCAGCGCGCCGCTGA
- a CDS encoding porin family protein, giving the protein MFRFCARLGVVVSVCSIFFPAAEAQAQAPALNRAPSSTWTGVYLGASGGQGRGTPASRIEWNDTALADGPHPPAVPADYAKRVDGMFGGGQLGWNSQRGRVVSGVEADLSFAQIEGDISIRAPLSPPFITGYGYEERLELKRVGTARGRLGITPASRWLLFVTGGLAYGEAQADTNLRFFSLNGVQSVQYPGSATESRMGWTIGGGTEVALGAAWSAKADYLHVDLGTMNVRGIRDPAFPAIFTVSEQAVKGALFRFGLNYRFGAR; this is encoded by the coding sequence ATGTTCCGATTCTGTGCGCGGCTCGGCGTCGTCGTATCGGTGTGCTCGATCTTCTTCCCGGCGGCTGAGGCCCAGGCCCAGGCCCCAGCCTTGAATCGCGCTCCGTCGTCTACATGGACAGGTGTGTACCTTGGAGCAAGCGGCGGCCAGGGTCGCGGCACACCAGCCAGCAGGATCGAATGGAACGACACAGCGCTTGCTGATGGACCGCACCCGCCGGCCGTGCCCGCAGATTACGCGAAGCGGGTTGACGGAATGTTCGGCGGTGGCCAGCTTGGATGGAATTCCCAACGGGGCCGCGTGGTCAGTGGCGTCGAGGCTGATCTTTCGTTTGCGCAAATTGAAGGCGACATCTCGATCCGCGCGCCCCTGTCCCCTCCGTTCATCACCGGGTACGGCTACGAGGAACGCCTGGAACTGAAGCGGGTGGGCACGGCACGGGGCCGGCTTGGAATCACGCCGGCGAGCCGGTGGCTGCTCTTCGTGACAGGTGGGCTGGCGTACGGCGAGGCGCAGGCGGACACGAACCTCCGGTTCTTTTCACTGAATGGAGTGCAGTCGGTGCAGTATCCAGGTTCCGCTACCGAGTCACGCATGGGCTGGACGATTGGCGGCGGAACCGAGGTCGCCCTGGGCGCGGCCTGGAGTGCGAAGGCTGATTACCTCCACGTTGACCTCGGTACCATGAACGTACGCGGCATTCGAGATCCCGCGTTTCCGGCGATCTTCACAGTGAGCGAACAGGCCGTGAAGGGGGCTCTGTTCCGGTTTGGGCTCAATTACAGGTTTGGCGCGCGATGA